In Candidatus Eisenbacteria bacterium, one genomic interval encodes:
- a CDS encoding TlpA family protein disulfide reductase, which yields MASLSRKPISIGFVILWGILFSLPSILSADTPQTTAADFKLKSVEGETYVLKELLAKGPVLVNFWTVWCKPCQKELPEMDKLYQKYKDQGYTFIAIAEDDQRTQSKVRPTVRQRKYTFPVLIDPDQSVGNLYAVRSYPTSYLISSAGTIVFTSSGFRKGDELKIEKLIIEQLRLSKEATSGAASEADPKDGKS from the coding sequence ATGGCATCTTTAAGCAGGAAGCCGATATCTATCGGATTTGTTATTTTATGGGGGATCCTCTTTTCACTCCCCTCCATCCTATCAGCGGACACTCCCCAGACAACGGCCGCCGATTTCAAACTGAAGTCGGTGGAGGGTGAGACCTATGTCCTAAAAGAGCTCCTTGCGAAGGGGCCGGTGCTGGTCAACTTCTGGACCGTCTGGTGCAAACCCTGCCAGAAAGAGCTTCCCGAGATGGACAAGCTCTATCAAAAATACAAGGATCAGGGTTATACATTTATCGCGATTGCCGAGGACGACCAACGCACACAATCCAAGGTCCGCCCCACGGTTCGGCAGAGAAAATATACATTCCCCGTTCTGATCGATCCAGATCAAAGTGTGGGAAATCTCTATGCTGTGCGCAGCTATCCAACCAGTTACCTCATCTCATCTGCTGGAACGATCGTTTTTACATCGTCTGGATTTCGCAAAGGGGATGAACTGAAAATCGAAAAGCTCATCATTGAACAATTGAGGCTCTCCAAGGAAGCGACATCAGGAGCCGCATCGGAAGCGGATCCCAAAGATGGAAAATCGTAA